In candidate division KSB1 bacterium, the following are encoded in one genomic region:
- a CDS encoding tetratricopeptide repeat protein, with protein sequence MARKKKKRQFLPSILTVNLKNTLVISLVLAGFIIANTSYLLINRIADSLNWRFFSAGKTSLPQLFQIMVLTHTGVGLLLITLMAGFAIAHLRKVWRRRHNASIFSGISFVATGIVLAVTGLFILTESASRDNQWAWWAHVVCGTLAIAGYITHRFVSYTRPTGIKYKRFFLTVVALVLVLVTWHGFTNRGIIRTQEAQIALDKGLYDGPGAKNRDVTKFSESPFVPTGFVPPGSPFFPSAATTTSGGYLPSRIITRDDLGSMTIHEDEIKEFGFVKDTRIGAETCNRCHADIVDQWATSAHRFASFNNPFYEATIEDLRRNATQPNVWVEKHIKSFPETKDRVGMVKSKWCSGCHDPALMLAGAMDKPINRNSPEAQAGLTCLACHAIDQIHNQTGNGNYNIADEQEDPYLFANAKEGSMGAFIHDAIIKAKPTVHKRQMLKPFFKKSEYCATCHKVSLTEPVNNYRWLRGQDEFDNWHDSGVALNASRTFYLPAQKRLCQDCHMPPEPAILGDVAAKNGFVRSHRFLAVNTALPFLRGDTETINKIESFLQDEKLSVDIFALKTESMKKPVMAINRKKPVLSAGENVTFDVVVRNKGVGHTFPGGTNDSNEAWLEVSVLDENGNLLAKSGELNKDGHVDPMAHVYKALIVDKDGNPIHRRNAQDIHVTVFANVIGPGTADIAHYEFTMPNGLTGGSIKVKARLLWRKFDRKYTEFAFYANREGFKQYDTVPDLPVTVIASDEISLEISKTRKAIVTNILADEKSDWMRYNDYGIGLLLEEDTRGASIAFQQVAKLRPDLLHGSLNLAKVAVRDGNIDKAYQYLKKCEKIKPGDAQVAWVWGVVLQEDGLYENAAAAYRRVLEQFPEDRATWRNLGRTLYLNQQYEEALQAFEQVLTIDPEDAIAHYHRMLCFRAIGKEEMAKIAEAAYKFYQIDESAKEITRAYRLKDEGANLMAQKIRIHVLRLQN encoded by the coding sequence ATGGCTCGTAAAAAGAAGAAAAGACAATTTCTACCGTCTATATTGACGGTTAACTTAAAAAACACTCTGGTGATCAGCCTGGTTCTGGCAGGTTTTATTATAGCCAATACGTCCTACTTGCTTATCAACCGAATCGCCGATTCTCTCAATTGGCGTTTCTTTTCAGCAGGAAAAACCTCCCTTCCGCAATTATTCCAAATTATGGTATTGACTCACACTGGCGTAGGACTACTCTTGATTACCCTGATGGCGGGTTTCGCAATTGCCCATTTACGCAAAGTTTGGCGCCGACGCCATAATGCCAGCATTTTTTCCGGGATTTCTTTTGTTGCCACAGGTATAGTTCTGGCTGTGACCGGACTATTCATTCTGACTGAATCAGCCAGTCGGGATAACCAATGGGCATGGTGGGCTCACGTTGTTTGTGGTACACTTGCCATAGCCGGTTATATTACCCATCGATTTGTGAGTTATACACGACCGACTGGAATAAAATATAAGAGATTCTTCTTAACCGTAGTTGCTCTCGTTTTGGTTTTAGTAACCTGGCACGGGTTTACTAACCGTGGGATTATCAGAACCCAGGAAGCTCAAATTGCCCTTGATAAGGGATTGTATGATGGACCGGGTGCAAAAAACCGCGATGTGACCAAATTCTCCGAATCGCCGTTTGTTCCCACCGGATTTGTTCCTCCGGGTAGTCCTTTCTTCCCATCTGCAGCAACTACAACTTCGGGCGGTTATTTACCTTCGAGAATTATCACCCGGGACGATTTGGGGTCGATGACAATACATGAGGATGAAATAAAAGAATTCGGTTTTGTCAAAGACACCCGGATAGGAGCAGAAACATGCAACCGTTGTCATGCAGATATTGTAGACCAATGGGCTACATCTGCACATCGATTTGCATCTTTTAATAATCCTTTTTATGAAGCAACAATTGAAGATTTGCGAAGAAATGCGACTCAGCCAAATGTCTGGGTAGAAAAACATATCAAAAGTTTTCCCGAGACTAAAGACAGAGTCGGGATGGTTAAAAGTAAGTGGTGCAGCGGTTGCCATGATCCAGCCCTTATGCTGGCCGGAGCTATGGATAAACCGATCAACCGTAATTCACCGGAAGCTCAAGCAGGATTAACCTGTTTGGCTTGTCATGCTATCGATCAAATCCACAATCAAACGGGAAATGGCAATTATAACATCGCCGATGAGCAAGAGGACCCTTACCTATTTGCAAATGCCAAAGAAGGAAGTATGGGAGCTTTTATTCATGATGCTATTATCAAAGCCAAACCTACTGTCCATAAACGTCAGATGCTGAAACCGTTTTTTAAGAAAAGTGAATATTGTGCGACCTGTCATAAGGTCAGTTTGACTGAACCTGTCAATAATTACCGATGGCTCCGTGGGCAGGATGAATTCGACAATTGGCATGACAGTGGAGTTGCGCTTAATGCTTCCAGGACTTTTTACCTGCCTGCCCAAAAACGTCTGTGCCAGGATTGCCACATGCCACCGGAACCTGCGATTCTCGGTGATGTTGCCGCGAAAAACGGCTTTGTCCGTTCACATCGTTTCCTGGCAGTAAACACTGCTCTGCCATTTTTACGAGGTGACACAGAGACCATCAACAAGATAGAATCGTTCTTACAAGACGAAAAATTAAGCGTCGATATTTTTGCTTTAAAGACAGAAAGTATGAAAAAACCAGTAATGGCCATCAATCGGAAAAAACCGGTTTTGAGTGCAGGGGAGAATGTCACCTTTGATGTTGTCGTTCGCAATAAAGGTGTCGGCCACACTTTCCCAGGCGGCACCAACGATTCCAACGAGGCGTGGCTTGAGGTTAGTGTCTTAGATGAAAATGGCAATCTGTTGGCAAAAAGCGGAGAGTTAAATAAAGATGGCCATGTTGATCCAATGGCACACGTTTATAAAGCTTTGATCGTTGACAAAGACGGTAATCCAATTCACCGTCGTAATGCACAGGATATTCATGTTACGGTTTTTGCCAACGTTATTGGCCCTGGAACTGCGGATATTGCTCATTACGAATTTACGATGCCAAACGGATTAACCGGAGGTTCGATTAAAGTTAAAGCACGTTTATTGTGGCGAAAGTTTGATCGTAAGTATACTGAATTTGCTTTCTATGCAAATCGTGAAGGGTTTAAACAATATGACACTGTACCGGATTTACCCGTTACTGTAATTGCTTCTGATGAGATTAGCCTGGAAATTAGTAAAACACGGAAAGCTATTGTGACTAATATTTTAGCAGATGAAAAATCGGACTGGATGCGTTACAATGATTATGGTATCGGACTATTGCTGGAAGAAGATACCAGGGGAGCATCAATTGCTTTTCAACAAGTTGCAAAACTCAGACCCGATCTGTTACACGGATCACTGAATCTGGCGAAAGTAGCCGTAAGGGATGGGAACATCGATAAAGCTTATCAGTATCTCAAAAAATGTGAGAAGATTAAACCCGGTGATGCGCAAGTCGCATGGGTTTGGGGGGTTGTATTACAGGAGGATGGCCTTTATGAAAACGCTGCTGCTGCTTATCGAAGAGTACTGGAACAATTCCCCGAAGACAGGGCGACATGGCGCAATTTAGGACGAACGCTATACCTAAATCAACAATATGAAGAAGCTTTGCAGGCTTTCGAACAGGTGTTGACGATTGATCCTGAGGACGCAATTGCACACTATCACCGTATGCTATGCTTCCGGGCCATTGGAAAAGAAGAAATGGCAAAGATCGCTGAAGCAGCCTACAAATTCTACCAAATTGATGAATCAGCCAAAGAAATAACTCGAGCATACCGTCTAAAAGACGAAGGTGCAAACTTAATGGCGCAGAAGATTCGGATACATGTTTTGCGTCTACAGAATTAA
- a CDS encoding VCBS repeat-containing protein, whose amino-acid sequence MILSLIFFACNSKKSKKETETGKFSFHEVSNLVNLNFLHEPGVDSSYYMPESIGSGCAFLNYDNDGDLDIYMVNGNQHNAKSPTDTFTTNRLFLQNDYGKFSDVTETSGLGDSGYGMGVAVGDINNDGYVDVYITNYGFDALYRNNGDGTFRDGAEALRLAK is encoded by the coding sequence ATGATACTAAGCCTTATCTTTTTTGCCTGTAATTCTAAAAAATCCAAGAAAGAAACAGAAACTGGTAAATTTAGTTTTCATGAAGTCTCGAATCTGGTAAACCTTAACTTTTTGCACGAGCCCGGAGTGGACAGCAGCTATTATATGCCGGAAAGTATTGGCTCCGGATGTGCGTTTTTAAACTATGACAACGACGGAGATCTCGACATCTATATGGTAAATGGCAACCAACACAATGCAAAAAGCCCGACTGATACATTCACAACGAATCGTCTATTTCTCCAGAATGATTACGGAAAGTTTTCAGACGTTACTGAAACCTCAGGACTTGGCGATTCCGGTTACGGGATGGGCGTGGCAGTTGGCGACATAAATAACGACGGTTATGTTGATGTCTATATCACCAATTATGGATTCGATGCTCTATATCGTAACAATGGCGACGGAACCTTTAGAGATGGTGCTGAGGCCCTTCGCTTGGCTAAGTAA
- a CDS encoding NUDIX hydrolase: MVHTRAYPERPFVAVSAAIFNNSNEILIIKRAKEPGKGLWSIPGGIVKTGETLVEALQREISEECGIRVENHKFNAVYDRILYDKSGKVNYHYIIINYICNTKSNKIVPASDADDYSWLKSDELDRFKYTNGLKQYLKNLF, encoded by the coding sequence ATGGTTCATACACGAGCTTATCCTGAACGGCCTTTTGTTGCTGTCAGTGCAGCCATTTTTAACAATTCAAACGAAATTCTAATTATAAAAAGAGCAAAGGAGCCTGGAAAAGGTTTGTGGAGCATTCCCGGTGGTATCGTAAAGACTGGAGAAACATTAGTAGAAGCTTTACAAAGAGAAATCAGCGAGGAATGTGGAATTAGAGTAGAAAACCATAAATTCAATGCTGTATATGATAGAATACTTTATGACAAATCAGGAAAAGTGAATTATCACTACATTATTATAAATTATATTTGTAATACAAAATCAAATAAAATAGTACCCGCCAGTGATGCAGATGACTATTCTTGGTTGAAATCGGACGAATTGGACCGCTTTAAGTACACTAATGGACTTAAACAGTATCTGAAAAATTTATTTTAG
- a CDS encoding ASPIC/UnbV domain-containing protein, producing MSKWTYHNIGAKPGLWIQLVDSNGNIAGIGATIRIKFANHYGPAREIHAGSGYWSQDSMIQVLGLQEEVKGIWIRWPGGIITETKIVKISNEITINSEGRIVNYL from the coding sequence ATGAGTAAATGGACCTACCATAATATTGGCGCCAAACCCGGATTATGGATTCAACTAGTAGATTCCAATGGAAACATCGCCGGTATAGGTGCAACAATTCGAATTAAATTTGCTAACCATTATGGACCTGCCCGAGAAATTCATGCCGGTTCGGGCTATTGGTCACAAGATTCCATGATCCAGGTATTAGGATTGCAAGAGGAGGTAAAAGGTATTTGGATACGGTGGCCCGGTGGGATAATTACAGAGACTAAAATAGTTAAGATATCAAATGAAATAACCATCAACTCAGAAGGCAGGATTGTAAATTACCTATAA
- the pabB gene encoding aminodeoxychorismate synthase component I → MHHNPASYHQVVLHDTARGCWLHFEHPREIIETSRVEDVLDSLGYVKKAIAERGLYAAGLVAYEAAPAFDPALTVKRDEEFPLVWFGLYDKPRETEILTSCTKPSSIQKFRWFPSVTSHEYRDAFKRIKEYILCGDTYQVNYTHRLNASFSSDPWVLFLELLNAQDPEFGAFVNTDNWVVCCVSPELFFQIDGDRITSRPMKGTAERGLTYEEDIKQGNLLHKSEKDRAENIMIVDMVRNDIGRIAETGSVNVTNLWEVERYPTLWQMVSTVRAKTEADFVKIFQAMFPPASITGAPKSRTMEIIAELESSPRRVYTGSIGFITPNRRAQFNVAIRTIVINKNNSKAEYGVGGGIVWDSDLSREMLECRTKAQVLKGYPRSFCLLESLLWTPKEGYRHLDRHLNRLEQSASYFRYTLEVELLKYDLKHNANHLPPKAHKVRILIAKDGNITIESEILKSTVAGLKKRVAIAQSPVNSSDPFLFHKTTNRKVYENAKKSRPGYHDVILFNENGEVTESTIANLVVEINGALFTPPVHCGLLPGTYRAWMLECGMSEEKSLTIEEVLISSRVFLINSVQGMYVVSVVHPGKTDKDGLLWQNKSLRE, encoded by the coding sequence ATGCACCATAATCCGGCTTCCTATCATCAAGTCGTGTTGCACGATACAGCCAGGGGGTGTTGGCTTCATTTTGAACATCCTCGAGAGATCATCGAGACAAGTCGAGTTGAAGATGTGTTGGATTCGCTCGGTTATGTAAAAAAAGCTATAGCAGAACGAGGATTGTACGCTGCTGGATTGGTTGCCTACGAGGCAGCACCTGCCTTTGACCCTGCTCTTACCGTGAAAAGAGATGAGGAATTTCCATTGGTCTGGTTTGGCCTATACGACAAGCCACGCGAGACAGAAATTCTAACATCGTGTACGAAACCATCTTCAATTCAAAAATTTCGATGGTTCCCTTCGGTAACCTCCCATGAGTATCGAGATGCCTTTAAGCGGATCAAGGAGTACATACTATGCGGAGATACATATCAAGTTAACTATACCCACCGTCTTAACGCATCGTTTTCATCGGATCCATGGGTACTCTTTCTTGAGTTGCTAAATGCACAAGATCCTGAATTCGGTGCATTTGTCAACACAGACAATTGGGTTGTATGCTGTGTATCACCTGAGCTTTTCTTTCAAATTGATGGTGATCGAATCACATCCCGTCCAATGAAAGGGACTGCAGAACGCGGGCTAACCTACGAAGAAGATATCAAACAAGGGAATCTATTGCATAAATCCGAGAAGGATCGAGCTGAGAATATAATGATCGTGGATATGGTGCGAAACGACATCGGACGAATTGCTGAAACTGGTAGCGTGAATGTCACTAATTTATGGGAAGTCGAAAGATACCCGACCTTGTGGCAAATGGTATCTACAGTTCGAGCAAAAACTGAAGCTGATTTTGTCAAAATCTTTCAAGCAATGTTCCCTCCTGCTTCGATCACTGGGGCTCCGAAGTCACGCACCATGGAGATTATCGCCGAACTTGAATCCAGTCCTCGCCGAGTATACACAGGGTCAATCGGATTTATCACCCCGAACCGGCGTGCACAGTTCAACGTCGCTATCCGTACAATAGTAATCAATAAAAACAATAGCAAAGCGGAATATGGGGTAGGCGGTGGTATTGTATGGGATTCGGATTTGTCACGGGAAATGTTAGAGTGCCGGACAAAAGCACAGGTACTTAAGGGATATCCACGTTCATTTTGTCTTCTGGAATCGTTGCTATGGACACCAAAAGAAGGTTATCGCCATCTTGATAGACATTTGAATCGTCTCGAGCAGTCTGCTTCATATTTTAGATATACCCTTGAAGTTGAACTCTTGAAATATGATTTGAAACATAATGCAAATCACCTACCTCCAAAAGCACATAAGGTTAGGATACTAATAGCGAAGGACGGCAATATCACGATAGAATCAGAAATATTGAAATCAACTGTAGCCGGTTTAAAAAAGAGAGTTGCAATAGCTCAATCGCCGGTGAATAGTTCTGATCCGTTTCTCTTCCACAAGACCACCAACAGGAAAGTTTACGAAAACGCCAAAAAAAGCCGCCCAGGATACCATGACGTCATTCTGTTTAACGAAAATGGCGAGGTTACAGAATCAACAATAGCGAACCTCGTCGTTGAGATCAATGGAGCTTTGTTTACACCACCGGTCCATTGTGGCCTTCTTCCAGGCACTTACCGTGCATGGATGCTGGAATGTGGGATGAGCGAAGAAAAATCGTTAACTATTGAGGAGGTTTTAATCAGTTCTAGGGTGTTCCTGATTAACTCAGTGCAGGGTATGTACGTAGTTTCAGTCGTCCACCCAGGGAAAACTGATAAGGATGGTTTATTATGGCAAAATAAATCTCTTAGAGAATGA
- a CDS encoding VCBS repeat-containing protein, with protein MDGLRTGRWLNIKLINLNSISKIAIIAGLVAALCLIVLIWPDKSIEWHEGAGYRWSELPSLESGQPGFELLPSSKTEITFSNKLTPEQIADNRFLLGGSGVATGDVDGDGLIDVYFNCLDCPNVLYKNLGDWKFKDITKQAGVACPDRFSTGVALVDIDGDFDLDLIVTSLGGPNACYVNDGFGNFTEVTDAAGLKSSGGSTSMAYADIDGDGDIDLYMTNFKKKSVENLYSPQERTQNLVAKKVGGTYEITPKFKEHYRVETNGDRHILIENAEPDFLYLNDGKGHFEKASFTDGRFLDESGNPISELKDWGLLPRFQDMDNDGDPDIYVCNDYSSPDRIWINDGTGRFQAIEKLAIRHTSKFTMAMNFSDIDRDGDLDFILIDMLARNYQRRMQQTNTTKTPPTAIGQINNRPQIKRNTLFVNRGDNTYAEIGQLSGVQASEWTWSVIFVDVDLDGYEDIITTNGQLYDFEDTDTNNRVQGLSAFGYDYRQMTALYPSYLTPNVAFRNKGDLTFEDVSSSWGFTNPDLTWGMALADFDNDGDLDLATNRLNEVAGIYRNKSGAPRIAVRLRGLSPNTQGIGAKIRVLGGPVPQAKEVTCGGIYLSSSDPMVTFAAGSAENLLTIEVVWRSGKVSEIKNVKPNCIYEIFEAYAKIDDSSSPDSSIAPSFYFEDVSNLINHKHHEDTFDDFSRQPLLPKRLSQVGPGVAWYDIDGDKDDDLIISSGKGGQLAFYRNDGKQGFTRIQDTRLVQKTQFDQTSVLGWTKDNSSTFVLVGFSNYESLQPANSFIMSYDFERKTFANSTKVIGNGSSLGPMAMADYDDDGDLDLFVGGRTVPGRYPEPASSILYKNDNGRFTIDEKNSKQFKFLGMVSGAVFSDIDGNGSSDLILAVEWGSVMVFRNQNGHFTNATNDLGLDRYKGWWNGVTTGDLDEDGYLDIIATNWGLNNEYSASFEHPLRIYYDDFDGNGTLDIIEAHFDPVMNQVIPRRDLTTLSQAIPYVRPRTPNYKRFSAASVDDIIGESLKQAHQLIASELRHMVFLNRKDHFEAVALPIEAQFTPAFYVGVADFNGDGHDDVFISQNFFPTILEKDRGDAGRGLWLKGDGTGKLEVVPGQVSGIKVYGEQRGAALGDFNHDGRVDLVITQNGAETKLYRNIGAKPGLRVRLNGPKGNPYGIGSIIRMEYINGFGPAREIHAGSGYLSQNSVVQVMGLRDNPKGVWVRWPNGKITQTPLIGNPTEILISYKL; from the coding sequence ATGGATGGTCTAAGAACAGGAAGGTGGTTAAATATTAAACTCATAAATTTAAATTCCATATCTAAAATTGCTATTATTGCTGGTTTGGTTGCTGCTCTTTGCCTAATAGTACTAATCTGGCCAGATAAATCCATAGAATGGCACGAAGGCGCTGGATATCGTTGGTCAGAACTTCCGAGCCTTGAGTCGGGCCAACCTGGGTTTGAATTATTACCATCATCCAAAACAGAAATCACTTTTTCAAACAAGCTAACTCCTGAACAAATTGCAGATAATCGGTTTCTCCTGGGTGGATCTGGTGTGGCCACTGGAGATGTCGATGGTGATGGTTTGATAGATGTGTATTTTAATTGTCTCGATTGTCCAAACGTTTTGTATAAAAATCTTGGTGATTGGAAGTTTAAAGATATTACAAAGCAAGCCGGAGTTGCTTGTCCAGATCGTTTTTCAACTGGTGTCGCACTTGTAGATATAGATGGAGACTTTGACCTCGATCTAATCGTCACATCACTTGGAGGGCCAAATGCCTGTTATGTAAATGATGGTTTTGGAAATTTCACCGAGGTAACCGATGCTGCAGGATTGAAATCGAGCGGTGGTAGTACTTCAATGGCTTATGCAGACATTGATGGTGATGGAGATATTGACCTTTATATGACCAACTTCAAAAAGAAATCTGTAGAAAATCTTTATTCACCCCAGGAAAGAACCCAAAACCTGGTTGCTAAAAAAGTGGGCGGTACATATGAGATCACACCAAAGTTTAAAGAGCATTATCGCGTCGAAACAAATGGGGACCGGCACATACTTATTGAGAACGCCGAGCCTGATTTCTTATATCTCAACGATGGTAAAGGCCACTTTGAAAAAGCTTCATTTACGGATGGACGATTTCTCGACGAATCTGGAAATCCCATATCTGAGCTGAAAGATTGGGGACTTTTGCCGAGATTCCAAGATATGGATAATGATGGAGATCCAGACATCTATGTCTGTAACGACTACTCCAGCCCTGACCGAATTTGGATTAATGATGGAACTGGACGTTTTCAAGCTATCGAAAAGCTAGCAATTCGCCACACCAGTAAATTTACCATGGCTATGAATTTTTCTGACATCGATAGGGATGGAGATTTAGATTTTATACTAATAGATATGTTAGCAAGGAATTATCAACGGCGAATGCAACAAACAAATACTACTAAAACACCTCCTACAGCAATTGGACAAATCAATAATAGACCGCAGATAAAGCGGAATACCTTGTTTGTAAATCGGGGGGATAATACTTATGCAGAAATTGGTCAGTTGAGCGGCGTTCAAGCTTCCGAGTGGACATGGTCTGTTATTTTTGTTGATGTCGACCTTGATGGGTATGAGGATATTATTACAACAAATGGTCAGTTGTATGACTTCGAAGATACAGACACAAATAATCGAGTTCAGGGACTTTCTGCATTCGGTTATGATTATCGCCAGATGACAGCATTATACCCAAGTTATCTAACTCCCAATGTTGCTTTTCGAAATAAAGGCGATTTAACCTTTGAAGATGTGAGCTCAAGTTGGGGTTTTACAAATCCTGATTTAACCTGGGGTATGGCCCTTGCTGATTTTGATAATGATGGAGATTTGGATTTAGCCACAAACAGACTAAATGAAGTCGCAGGTATTTATCGAAACAAGTCTGGTGCGCCGCGAATTGCTGTACGCCTGAGAGGCTTGAGCCCAAACACACAGGGCATCGGTGCAAAAATTCGAGTCTTGGGCGGTCCTGTTCCCCAGGCTAAAGAAGTTACCTGTGGTGGAATCTATCTCTCTAGTTCAGATCCAATGGTTACATTTGCTGCAGGTAGCGCTGAAAATTTGCTCACAATCGAGGTAGTCTGGCGGAGTGGTAAAGTAAGTGAGATTAAGAACGTCAAGCCAAACTGCATTTATGAAATCTTTGAGGCATATGCCAAAATAGATGATTCGTCAAGCCCGGATTCATCAATTGCACCTTCCTTTTATTTTGAAGACGTCAGCAATCTAATTAATCATAAGCATCACGAAGATACTTTTGATGACTTTTCCCGCCAACCATTACTTCCTAAAAGACTCAGCCAGGTCGGACCGGGTGTCGCCTGGTACGATATCGATGGAGATAAAGATGACGATTTAATCATCTCTAGTGGAAAAGGCGGTCAGCTTGCTTTTTATCGTAACGATGGTAAACAAGGATTTACTCGGATTCAAGATACTCGTTTGGTTCAAAAGACTCAATTTGATCAAACCTCCGTTCTCGGTTGGACAAAGGATAATAGTTCGACATTCGTGTTAGTTGGTTTCTCAAACTATGAGAGTTTACAGCCCGCCAACTCATTTATTATGTCGTACGATTTTGAGCGTAAAACATTTGCAAACTCAACAAAAGTAATAGGAAATGGTTCTAGCCTGGGCCCCATGGCCATGGCCGATTATGATGATGATGGAGATCTGGATTTATTTGTCGGAGGACGAACAGTACCAGGGCGCTATCCTGAACCAGCCTCCTCCATATTGTATAAAAATGACAATGGCCGCTTTACAATCGATGAAAAAAATTCAAAACAATTTAAGTTTTTAGGTATGGTTTCTGGCGCCGTTTTTAGTGATATTGATGGCAACGGCAGCTCAGATTTGATTTTGGCTGTTGAATGGGGGTCAGTTATGGTTTTTCGTAACCAAAATGGTCATTTCACGAACGCGACAAATGATTTAGGATTGGATCGATATAAGGGGTGGTGGAATGGTGTTACGACAGGTGATTTGGATGAGGATGGTTACCTGGATATTATCGCTACAAATTGGGGCTTAAACAATGAATATTCTGCTAGCTTTGAACATCCATTGCGAATTTACTATGACGATTTCGACGGCAATGGCACTCTTGATATCATCGAGGCGCATTTTGATCCAGTGATGAATCAGGTGATTCCCAGGCGAGACTTAACAACGCTTTCTCAAGCTATCCCTTATGTTCGTCCACGAACACCAAATTACAAGCGTTTTTCTGCAGCCAGTGTGGATGATATCATAGGTGAATCTTTAAAACAAGCACATCAACTAATCGCCAGTGAACTGCGACATATGGTCTTTTTAAATCGAAAAGATCACTTCGAAGCAGTGGCATTACCCATTGAGGCGCAGTTTACGCCAGCTTTTTATGTAGGGGTTGCAGATTTTAATGGAGACGGCCATGATGATGTTTTTATAAGCCAAAACTTCTTTCCAACGATATTAGAAAAAGACAGGGGCGATGCTGGGCGAGGACTGTGGCTAAAAGGCGATGGTACTGGAAAACTCGAAGTGGTTCCAGGCCAGGTTTCCGGCATTAAGGTTTATGGCGAACAAAGGGGCGCTGCATTAGGTGATTTTAATCACGATGGTCGTGTAGATCTGGTTATAACACAGAATGGCGCTGAAACAAAACTATACCGAAACATTGGAGCAAAACCGGGATTGCGAGTGAGGTTAAATGGTCCGAAAGGAAATCCCTATGGTATTGGGTCTATTATCCGAATGGAATATATTAATGGTTTTGGTCCTGCAAGAGAGATTCACGCAGGCTCGGGTTATCTTTCTCAAAATTCTGTTGTTCAGGTTATGGGCTTGCGTGATAATCCTAAAGGTGTGTGGGTACGCTGGCCGAATGGGAAAATAACACAAACTCCATTAATAGGAAATCCGACTGAGATTTTAATTAGTTATAAATTATAA